A segment of the Lolium perenne isolate Kyuss_39 chromosome 3, Kyuss_2.0, whole genome shotgun sequence genome:
ATATGCTATGGATTCATATTAACTTAAGTACTTAACCTTAGTATTTTTTCTTATTCTTCTCTGCAGTTGACATCATCTCGGCAATAGAGTTCAATAAAACAGGACATCATCTTGCCACTGGGGACAGAGGGGGACGAGTTGTTTTGTTTGAAAGAACAGATGCCAAAGATGTATGTATATAGAATTGAGTTTTGTTTTGCGATAAAAATATATTACCTCTGGGATTTATTGGTGTGCTCTGATGACTCAAcattttctgtttctgtttttcTTTAGCATGTCTCCAGAAAAGAGGCTGAGAAAGCTGATTATTCTATCAGCAGGCATCCAGAATTTCGTTACAAAACTGAGTTCCAAAGCCATGAACCAGAGGTATACCTTCGTTAATTGCTAAGTGGCAGCTTTGGTTTTCTGATGTACCTGCAACTTGACCAACTCACGTTGTTATGGAAATAGTTCGATTACCTTAAAAGCttggaaattgaagagaagattaaCAAGATAAAGTGGTGCCAAGAAACAAATGGTGCGTCGTTTCTTCTGTCCACAAATGACAAAACAATAAAGTTTTGGAAGGTATGCCTCATTGATCGACAACAATGAACATTTCCTATTATAGTCCCACTCCTTCTAGCTTGCAATTTCTTGAAAACCCTTTGTATGTGTTAATTTAAATAAATTTTCCTCTATGGTATTTTTTTGGCTGATCTGCTCGGTGTATATATCTGCTTCACGTACATATTTTTGTGCAACTTATTGATGATTGTGATGTTCTTTATGTTCTCATTTTTGACGTTTCTCTGCATGAATACATTTTGGACTTGCTTTATTTACCTATTCATTTCAAGGTCTATTTATTTGATATCATAAGTATGGCGTATCTGACAACAAATTTGTACTTACTCGAGCTACTTTGTATAGGTCCAAGAGAAGAAGGTTAAAAAGATATGTGAGATGAATATGAACACTTCAAATGCTCATGTGAATGGTGGCCCAAGCACACATGTTCCAAATGGTGGCATTTTAAAGCCTGGTGGACTTGCTTTACTTCGTATGCCTGTGGTAGTTGTACTCAACTCAAatctgtttattttatttttataaatTTGCCGGAGACATATCACTGCTCATTTCTGGAATTCTTAATGAGCTGCACACGATCTTAAAATGGTTCACACTCATATCAGACAtctgtcattatgctgattttaccTATAGATTTTTGTTTTGCTACATTTACCTAACCTTTCCTATACAACAGGTTACAAGCCAAGAAACCAGTCTCGCTGCAAATTGTCGTAGAGTCTATGCTCATGCACACGACTACCACATCAATTCCATTTCAAATAACAGGTTTCGACATTACTCATGACTTCTGTGACTTTCATCTAGACATGCAAGTGGGTCAATATTAGGGTACCCATACACTAACTTTTGCAAAATGATGATGTCATCAGAAAAATAAGTTCATTTTTTGAACTAAAGAGGGTAGAGGGTACCCTAATATTGGCCCACTTGCATGTATACTTTAATATGTAGAATTTTATGTGGTTGGGCTGTATGTAAGAAGTTGCATCATTATACTTGAGATCAGTTAATGAGTTAATTTTGTACAGGCATGGTGGGTGCATGAGTTAAGGAATAGTTACTTGCGCATGCTGAAAAGATGTAAACAAAATCATTTGTACTACATGTTAGAACATGTGACACCTGCAAAAAATCACGCAGTGATATGAATCATATGATTAAATGGGCTCTACACAAAAGTATGATCTAATTGTACAGTGCATATCTGTTCATTTTTTTGCATGGTTTTGTGCGCGTGCACATATTCTAACATGATGTACATCTTTGTTGATGCACACAATCCTCTAGTTTAATACACGATCTCCCACCTTCATTCAAGGTTGTCACTAGGGTTATATATAACTGCTATGCACCTCATATATATTTAACTGAGCTAAAACCTGTCCATTTTTATGTAGTAACATATACTGCTTCCTGTCCTTCTGTTTGCAGTGATGGTGAGACGTTCATATCAGCAGATGATTTACGGATAAATCTTTGGAATTTGGAAATCAGCAATCAAAGTTTCAATATTGTTGACGTTAAGCCAACAAACATGGAGGATCTCACTGGTATAGCTTCTAGATGTGCTTATTAGGGGCATACCTTTATAGCTTTATATGTTTGAGACAAAAACATTTACAACCTCAAGTCACTTAGTTGGAAAACGATACCCTCCTATACAGCTATGGCAATAGGCTAAGTGAAGTGATGTGACTAGTCTAGTGCTCATGAGACATTGTTTGTAGCTACATGTATTTATACATTACTGCATTATGGTAATATTATTTCCttttatgtaaatgataaaatgaAAATATTGAACTAAAATTGTTCTAAGCGAGACGGATGTGCAGTTCTTACTTTAAACATGAGTTGATAGTTGGTCTTTCCTAGTTGACCTCGTACTTTAACATGTTTGAATTTTTGATGTGGTTTCATAACATGTTCCTGGTTGTCATGTTTGTGATTTGCAGAGGTTATAACATCTGCGGAGTTCCATCCTTCTCACTGTAATACGTTGGCATATAGTAGCTCAAAGGGCTCCATTCGACTTGTTGACCTGCGGCAATCAGCTC
Coding sequences within it:
- the LOC127342831 gene encoding serine/threonine protein phosphatase 2A 55 kDa regulatory subunit B beta isoform isoform X2 — its product is MNGTATPEPTEASAPTPQPPLDWRFSQVFGERGAGEDVQDVDIISAIEFNKTGHHLATGDRGGRVVLFERTDAKDHVSRKEAEKADYSISRHPEFRYKTEFQSHEPEFDYLKSLEIEEKINKIKWCQETNGASFLLSTNDKTIKFWKVQEKKVKKICEMNMNTSNAHVNGGPSTHVPNGGILKPGGLALLRMPVVTSQETSLAANCRRVYAHAHDYHINSISNNSDGETFISADDLRINLWNLEISNQSFNIVDVKPTNMEDLTEVITSAEFHPSHCNTLAYSSSKGSIRLVDLRQSALCDTHSKLFEQHESAGSRSFFTEIIASISDIKFSMDGRHILSRDYMTLKLWDVNMDSGPVATFQVHEYLRPKLCDLYENDSIFDKFECCQSGDGLRVATGSYSNIFRVFNCGAGDSEVTTLEATRNPTRRQAQNPARPVRSMTRNVRRENTGIDANGNSYDLSTKLLHLAWHPAENLIACAAANSLYMYYG
- the LOC127342831 gene encoding serine/threonine protein phosphatase 2A 55 kDa regulatory subunit B beta isoform isoform X1, with amino-acid sequence MNGTATPEPTEASAPTPQPPLDWRFSQVFGERGAGEDVQDVDIISAIEFNKTGHHLATGDRGGRVVLFERTDAKDHVSRKEAEKADYSISRHPEFRYKTEFQSHEPEFDYLKSLEIEEKINKIKWCQETNGASFLLSTNDKTIKFWKVQEKKVKKICEMNMNTSNAHVNGGPSTHVPNGGILKPGGLALLRMPVVVTSQETSLAANCRRVYAHAHDYHINSISNNSDGETFISADDLRINLWNLEISNQSFNIVDVKPTNMEDLTEVITSAEFHPSHCNTLAYSSSKGSIRLVDLRQSALCDTHSKLFEQHESAGSRSFFTEIIASISDIKFSMDGRHILSRDYMTLKLWDVNMDSGPVATFQVHEYLRPKLCDLYENDSIFDKFECCQSGDGLRVATGSYSNIFRVFNCGAGDSEVTTLEATRNPTRRQAQNPARPVRSMTRNVRRENTGIDANGNSYDLSTKLLHLAWHPAENLIACAAANSLYMYYG